Proteins found in one Paenibacillus borealis genomic segment:
- a CDS encoding ABC transporter substrate-binding protein, whose amino-acid sequence MKSLFKGAGIVMLAGAFAVSGCSGNGNGANNQSGNQNQEANFNQTGLPIVKEAVTLRMVSPKAALAPEFPEMEIFKRLEKDTNVKINWENIPDTDYTEKKNLLLASGDLPDAFYAAGFTDYELINYGKDGTIIPLEDLIDQYAPNLKALLDRRPDIKSSITAPDGHIYGLPSYEENNLGTNPFFHVINKAWLDKLGLKVPQTLDEYTEALLAFKTQDPNGNGKQDEIPLSFMHMQWCMDIAGLFGAFGLPDNLEHRVVRDGKVIFTATQPEYKEALNYFHEKWYKQGLIDPESFTQDAAQYLAKGKTTDETLGSYIWWEVEEVVGTERSKDYVLLSPLKGPKGDQIIGRANGGGPGRGAFVITKENSNPEITMRWIDQQYEPYMAAQIHWGPLDVVFKKDENGKLVNLPLPEGASAGEFRQKVAPGAGGPGVITIQDLGKIVDLEPRAQQRAKDLEQYYDPYMEKENYPNIFFEPEELDKINKIEPELIKYVNTQRGRFIVDGGADKGWDSYLKTLDKMGLNELMEIYQTGLDRYNANLKK is encoded by the coding sequence ATGAAATCTTTATTCAAAGGCGCTGGGATTGTAATGCTGGCCGGAGCATTTGCTGTCAGCGGGTGTTCGGGAAATGGTAACGGGGCAAATAATCAGTCCGGCAATCAGAATCAGGAAGCGAATTTCAATCAAACGGGTCTTCCGATTGTGAAAGAAGCTGTGACTTTAAGAATGGTGTCCCCGAAAGCTGCATTGGCACCGGAATTCCCGGAAATGGAAATTTTCAAACGTCTGGAAAAGGACACCAATGTAAAAATTAACTGGGAGAACATTCCTGACACCGATTATACAGAAAAGAAAAACCTGCTGCTCGCAAGCGGAGATTTGCCGGATGCCTTTTATGCAGCAGGATTCACGGATTACGAGTTAATCAATTACGGTAAGGACGGAACCATTATCCCGCTGGAGGATTTAATTGATCAGTATGCGCCTAATTTGAAAGCGCTTCTTGACCGCCGGCCTGATATCAAATCCTCGATCACAGCACCGGATGGGCATATCTACGGACTGCCATCCTATGAAGAGAATAACCTGGGAACCAATCCCTTCTTCCACGTCATCAATAAAGCCTGGCTGGATAAGCTGGGGCTGAAGGTACCACAAACACTGGATGAATATACGGAGGCTCTGCTGGCATTTAAAACGCAGGATCCGAATGGCAACGGGAAGCAGGATGAGATTCCGCTAAGCTTCATGCATATGCAGTGGTGTATGGATATTGCCGGACTATTCGGGGCCTTTGGACTTCCGGATAATCTGGAGCACCGGGTCGTGCGTGACGGAAAGGTGATTTTTACCGCAACTCAGCCTGAATATAAGGAAGCTCTGAATTATTTCCATGAAAAATGGTATAAGCAAGGCCTGATCGATCCGGAGTCCTTCACCCAGGATGCGGCACAGTATCTGGCAAAAGGCAAAACAACGGATGAAACGCTTGGATCTTATATCTGGTGGGAAGTTGAAGAGGTAGTCGGAACTGAACGCAGTAAGGATTATGTTCTGCTGTCTCCGCTGAAAGGACCGAAAGGTGATCAAATCATTGGACGTGCTAATGGCGGAGGTCCGGGCCGCGGGGCTTTTGTGATTACAAAAGAGAACAGCAATCCGGAAATAACCATGCGCTGGATCGACCAGCAGTATGAACCTTACATGGCTGCTCAAATTCACTGGGGTCCACTGGATGTCGTATTCAAGAAAGACGAAAACGGAAAATTGGTGAATCTGCCGCTTCCTGAGGGAGCCTCTGCAGGTGAATTCCGTCAAAAAGTTGCCCCAGGCGCGGGCGGACCTGGCGTTATTACCATCCAAGATCTGGGGAAAATTGTGGATCTGGAGCCACGCGCCCAGCAGCGTGCTAAAGATCTAGAGCAATATTACGATCCTTACATGGAAAAGGAAAATTATCCGAACATCTTCTTTGAGCCGGAGGAATTGGATAAAATTAACAAGATTGAGCCTGAACTCATTAAGTATGTAAATACCCAAAGAGGAAGATTTATTGTAGATGGCGGTGCAGATAAAGGCTGGGACAGCTACCTGAAGACACTGGACAAAATGGGCCTAAACGAACTGATGGAAATTTATCAAACGGGTCTGGACCGTTATAACGCAAATCTGAAAAAATAA
- a CDS encoding carbohydrate ABC transporter permease: MNQLLKRKSRGDIWFDIINYFLLTVIMLLVLFPLYFVLIASFSDPNYIYSGEVWLFPKGFTLDGYERIFSDSSIWIGYANSIIYATLGTLIGVAVTVFAAYPLARRELAGKSVIMWFLLVTMFFSGGLIPTYLLIKDLHLLNTMWALVIPGAGGVFNVIIVRTFFQSSIPDEMWEAASIDGCSNTRFFWSIVLPLSKSILAVMVLYHVVGFWNGFFDALIYLNDESKYPLQLVLRNILVQNQVNSGMMIDVESYAAKMRVTELIKYGVIMVSSLPLLVLYPFLQKYFVKGVMIGSIKG; encoded by the coding sequence ATGAATCAATTATTGAAGAGAAAGAGCAGAGGGGACATATGGTTTGACATCATCAACTATTTTTTGCTGACCGTAATTATGCTGCTCGTATTATTTCCATTGTACTTTGTACTGATTGCCTCATTTAGTGATCCCAATTATATCTACTCGGGTGAGGTCTGGCTGTTTCCGAAAGGCTTCACACTGGACGGGTATGAGCGGATATTCAGTGATTCCTCCATATGGATCGGGTACGCCAATTCGATTATATATGCAACTCTCGGAACATTAATCGGAGTAGCGGTGACTGTGTTTGCAGCCTACCCGTTAGCCCGCAGAGAACTGGCCGGAAAGTCTGTGATTATGTGGTTTTTGCTGGTCACTATGTTTTTTAGCGGCGGGCTGATTCCTACCTATCTGCTGATCAAGGATCTTCACCTGCTGAATACGATGTGGGCTCTAGTCATTCCAGGGGCAGGCGGTGTATTCAACGTCATCATTGTAAGGACCTTTTTCCAATCGTCCATCCCGGATGAAATGTGGGAAGCAGCATCGATTGACGGATGCTCCAATACGAGGTTCTTCTGGAGCATCGTCCTGCCCTTGTCCAAGTCCATTCTGGCGGTAATGGTGCTGTATCATGTGGTCGGCTTCTGGAACGGGTTCTTCGACGCATTGATCTACCTTAATGATGAGAGCAAGTATCCGCTGCAACTGGTGCTCCGCAACATCCTGGTTCAGAATCAGGTCAACTCCGGCATGATGATCGATGTGGAATCCTATGCAGCCAAGATGCGTGTTACAGAGCTAATTAAATACGGTGTCATCATGGTGTCCAGTCTGCCGCTGCTTGTCTTGTATCCTTTCCTGCAGAAGTACTTTGTTAAGGGTGTCATGATTGGCTCGATCAAGGGGTGA
- a CDS encoding ABC transporter permease encodes MKGRINVNSTTSGAVIKPKRKVWARVKRDYELYLFLLPIIILYLVFKYYPMYGVQIAFKDFSPSQGIWGSEWVGFQHFTDFFNSYNFWTIIKNTLSLSFLSLLFGFPAPIIIAIMLNQMLGKSYKKFVQTVIYAPHFISTVVLVGMLNVFLSPNSGIVNHLITWLGGNPILFMADAGWFRPLYILSGIWQETGFATIIYLAALAGVNPELHEAATMDGANKWKRILNVDIPSILPTIVILLILALGNIMSIGFEKAFLMQSDLNYATSNIIPTYVYEMGIQKAQYSFSTAVGLFNSLINIILIFTVNRIAKKLTETSLW; translated from the coding sequence ATGAAAGGGAGAATAAACGTGAATTCAACAACCAGCGGGGCAGTGATCAAACCAAAACGGAAAGTGTGGGCCCGGGTCAAACGCGACTACGAACTATACCTGTTTCTACTGCCGATCATTATTCTGTATCTCGTATTTAAATATTACCCGATGTATGGGGTGCAGATTGCTTTTAAGGATTTCTCGCCAAGTCAGGGAATCTGGGGAAGTGAGTGGGTAGGATTCCAGCACTTTACAGACTTTTTCAATTCCTACAACTTCTGGACCATTATCAAGAATACGCTCTCCCTCAGCTTCCTTTCACTGTTGTTTGGTTTCCCGGCTCCCATCATTATCGCCATTATGCTAAATCAGATGCTGGGCAAATCATACAAGAAATTTGTGCAGACCGTAATCTATGCACCGCACTTTATATCAACCGTAGTCCTGGTCGGAATGCTTAATGTCTTTCTGTCTCCGAACAGCGGAATTGTGAATCACCTCATCACCTGGCTTGGAGGAAATCCCATTCTGTTTATGGCCGATGCAGGCTGGTTCCGTCCTCTGTATATTTTATCCGGGATATGGCAGGAGACAGGCTTCGCCACGATTATATACCTGGCTGCTCTTGCCGGGGTCAATCCTGAACTGCATGAAGCTGCAACTATGGATGGGGCGAATAAGTGGAAGCGCATACTCAATGTAGATATTCCGAGTATTTTGCCTACAATCGTTATTCTGCTAATTCTCGCACTCGGCAACATTATGAGTATCGGGTTTGAAAAAGCATTCCTTATGCAGAGCGATTTGAACTACGCCACCTCCAATATTATCCCTACCTATGTGTATGAAATGGGGATTCAGAAGGCGCAATACAGCTTCTCTACAGCGGTTGGCCTGTTTAACTCACTGATCAATATTATCCTGATTTTCACCGTTAACCGCATCGCCAAAAAGCTGACAGAAACCAGTCTGTGGTAA